The following are from one region of the bacterium genome:
- a CDS encoding electron transfer flavoprotein subunit alpha/FixB family protein translates to MWIFAEQHFNNLAAVSLELLGVGRKLADNLQVELSAVLLGSGIEEFCPQLIASGADKVYLLDSEILANYCEDTYTKAIVDLILEYKPEIFLLGATNSGRALAPRIAARLKTGLTADCTELKIDEEGKFLQTRPAFGGNLMATIITPNHRPQMATVRPRVMSKPIPIVERTGEIIRIKPNVMQEDMRTKIVNWVKEINEDVNLEEADIVVAGGRGLQEAKNFELISDLAKVLGGAVAASRAAVDAGWISHHHQVGQTGKTICPKLYIACGISGAIQHLVGMQTSDCIVAINKDKDAPIFDVSSYGIVGDLFEILPVLIEEFKKICNYS, encoded by the coding sequence GTGTGGATATTTGCAGAACAACATTTTAACAATTTAGCCGCGGTATCATTAGAACTCCTTGGAGTAGGAAGGAAATTAGCCGATAATTTACAGGTAGAGCTAAGTGCTGTCCTTTTAGGAAGTGGAATCGAAGAATTTTGTCCTCAATTAATTGCCTCAGGAGCAGATAAGGTTTATTTATTGGATTCGGAGATTCTGGCAAATTATTGTGAAGATACATATACAAAGGCAATAGTTGATTTAATTTTAGAGTATAAACCAGAGATTTTTTTGTTGGGCGCAACTAATAGTGGACGGGCTTTGGCGCCAAGAATAGCGGCAAGATTAAAAACAGGACTAACCGCTGATTGCACTGAACTTAAAATAGATGAAGAAGGTAAATTTCTTCAAACAAGACCGGCATTTGGTGGTAATTTGATGGCAACTATTATCACCCCCAATCATAGACCCCAAATGGCAACAGTCCGACCAAGGGTAATGAGCAAACCTATCCCGATAGTTGAACGAACTGGAGAGATTATTAGAATAAAACCCAATGTTATGCAGGAAGATATGAGAACTAAGATAGTAAATTGGGTTAAGGAGATAAATGAAGATGTAAATTTAGAAGAGGCTGATATTGTCGTTGCTGGAGGAAGGGGATTACAGGAGGCTAAGAACTTTGAATTAATTTCAGACCTGGCTAAGGTTTTAGGAGGAGCGGTAGCGGCCTCACGAGCCGCAGTAGATGCCGGCTGGATTTCTCATCATCATCAGGTTGGTCAAACAGGAAAAACTATCTGCCCAAAACTTTATATTGCTTGTGGTATCTCCGGAGCTATTCAACACTTAGTTGGAATGCAAACTTCAGATTGTATTGTGGCTATAAATAAAGATAAAGACGCCCCTATCTTTGATGTCTCAAGTTATGGAATCGTGGGCGACCTATTTGAAATACTTCCAGTTTTAATTGAAGAATTTAAAAAAATCTGTAACTATTCGTAA